One Pseudomonadota bacterium genomic window, TGGCAGCTCAACCTTGAACCCCTTTCTGGCAATAATCAGTTTTTCACTTTCCACCTTTACATCGAAAAGTTCGAGAGGTTTTGGTGGTGGTCCTTCAATATTTTTTCCATTCTGATCAAACCAGCCTTTATGACATGCACAATAAAATTTTTTATCTTCCGGTTTATAGGTGACATTGCATTCCATATGGGTACAGACACCTTTTAACGCAGTGGTTGAGCCGTTATCCTTTTTAAAGAAGAGGCCCAATTTGCCACCCCAGGCAAAGGGTTTTACGGAATTGAGGGGAATATCGAGGAAATCGGTAGCTTTCAGGACAACAAAATCAGGCTCTTTCCCCAGCGTAGGAAAGGCAAATTTGAAAAGTGTATACATACTGCCGGAAAGTAAAGCAAGTACCCAGCCGCCGAATAATGTATTCAGGAATGTCCTTCTTGTCACAAGGGAGTAATCAATCTTCATCTTTTTCCTTCCCGAAGATCTTTTCCATTTTGTTTTTCACGAGGGTTTTTCTCAGGCCTACTATGGAGTCGGTTGGCCTTACATCTTTCGGACATGCATCAATACACCTCAGAAGGGTGTCGCAACCCCATACCCCCTTATCATTATTCACTGTTTCAAGGAAACTCTTTGACCTTTCATCCCTTGAGTCGAGTGCAAAGCGCTCAAGCTTTGCAAGTGCTGCCGGACCCACATAATCGGGGTCCCTCGATAACACCGGACAGGCTCCGTAGCAGGATGCACAGAGTATACAGTTCACATTTTGATCAATCCTCTTTCTTTCCTCTTCGCTTTGCTGGATTTCTTTTTCCGGGTCGGGGGTTTTTCTGATGAGGTATGGTTTAACTTTTTCGTACATATTCCAGAATGGGGTCATATCAACAAAAAGGTCCTTTATAACGTTCATATTAGGAAGAGGCTCAAGGATGATTGTATTTGATCTGAAGGTTGCAACCTGGGTCCTGCAGGCAAGGTCTATCTTACCGTTTATTACCATGGCGCAGGAGCCACAGACTGCTGACCTGCATGAAGACCTGAAGGACAGCGTTCCATCGATTTCGTCCCTGATACGCAAAAGAACCGAAAGGATTGTTAAACCTGTTATTACCCTGATGTTGTATGGTTCAAAATGGGGTTCAGTCTCGGGTTCTTTTGCATCATAGCGGAGTATTTTGAACGTATATTCGTTTGCTGTGAT contains:
- a CDS encoding Rieske (2Fe-2S) protein — encoded protein: MKIDYSLVTRRTFLNTLFGGWVLALLSGSMYTLFKFAFPTLGKEPDFVVLKATDFLDIPLNSVKPFAWGGKLGLFFKKDNGSTTALKGVCTHMECNVTYKPEDKKFYCACHKGWFDQNGKNIEGPPPKPLELFDVKVESEKLIIARKGFKVELPKA
- the sdhB gene encoding succinate dehydrogenase iron-sulfur subunit, with protein sequence MITANEYTFKILRYDAKEPETEPHFEPYNIRVITGLTILSVLLRIRDEIDGTLSFRSSCRSAVCGSCAMVINGKIDLACRTQVATFRSNTIILEPLPNMNVIKDLFVDMTPFWNMYEKVKPYLIRKTPDPEKEIQQSEEERKRIDQNVNCILCASCYGACPVLSRDPDYVGPAALAKLERFALDSRDERSKSFLETVNNDKGVWGCDTLLRCIDACPKDVRPTDSIVGLRKTLVKNKMEKIFGKEKDED